GACGACACATCAAGAAGACACGCGACGACAGTGGTGCAGGGTATGGAGGAGAGACACATTAGAAACGCCGGTGAAGGTATCAAGGTTCTTCAGGATGGAAGCTTGAAGCGCCAGGTCGCGGCGACAAAGTGCAACGACCTCAGTTCCCGAAGTCACACGGTCTTCACTGTTACCGCCTACGTCCGCAAGAAGGGCGAGGATGGAAGTGACGACTACGTTAGCGCCGGCAAGCTCAACCTCGTCGATTTGGCCGGTAGTGAGAACATTCAACGATCCGGGGCGGAGAACAAGCGGGCTGCTGAGGCGGGCTTGATCAACAAGAGTCTTTTGACCCTCGGTCGAGTCATCAACGCGTTGGTTGATAAGGGCCAGCATATTCCTTACAGAGAGTCGAAGCTCACCAGACTTTTGCAAGACTCCTTGGGTGGACAGACGAAGACTTGTATCATTGCCACCATTTCGCCGGCGAAGAGCAACCTCGAGGAGACGATCTCAACACTAGACTACGCATTCCGAGCCAAGAACATTCGCAACAAGCCGCAGATGAACGCGATGATCAACAAGAGAATGCTTCTCAGGGACTTTGCGACGGAGATTGAGAGGCTCAAGAGCGAGCTGATTACGACCAGACAGCGCAACGGTGTTTACCTTTCCAACGAGAGCTACGAGGAGATGACGGCCCAGAGCGAATCGCGACGCATTGTTATGGAGGAGCAGGCAGCCAAGATGGAGACTCTCGAGGGTAACTTGAAGAACAAGGTGCAGGAGCTCTTCGCTCTGACATCTAGCTTCATGGGGCTGCGGAAGGACCACGAAGGCACCAAGGCTGAGCTCGATGAGACCCAGGAAGTTCTCGAACAGACTGAGGTCGTGCTCCAGGCCACAAGAAGGAGCCTCGCCGAGGAGACTCACCTTCGCAAGGCTCACCAGGAAACCGAGGAGAAGCTGGCCGAAGTTGGCGGAGAACTCATCGCAACCCTGCAGAAGACGGTCCACGATGTGGATGGTCTCAGAGCGAAGAACAAGAGAAAGTCGGAGCTTCAATCCATCAACCGAAGCGCTTGGGGCACAGCACAAGCCGAAGTGTCCGAGGTGACGAACTTGGTGGAGAAGCGTGTACAGAGTTTCCAGGAGAAGCAGCGGGAAAATATCTCGGGTATCTCTGAGCGCATGAACGCTTTTGTCAGTGAGGAGTTGGGAAAGCTATCTTCTACCCAGCAGTTTCTCGACGAACAGCTCGACTCCTTTGCGGAATCGAGAAAACAGCTTTTGGAGCAGAACGAAAAGTCCAAGGATGAGATGGATGACGTTCTCGAGGAGATCAAAGTCGTGCGCGACACCGTCAAGCAGCAGGTTGGAGAGAGTCTCCATGCCATTGCTGGTGCTGCGGAGCGCATTGCTGCAGATGTCCTCAGCGAGCTCGACACTTTCCACAGCCAGGTAAGacagtacggatacctttGGTCGGTCTTGAAAGCTAACATGTCTGCAGTTGCACtcttcgtatagctctttgGGCAAGGAGTTCAAGAGCATGTTTGAGGAACTCGTGAAGCACATCACGGAACAGCGAAGTGAATCCGACAAACTCAGACAACAACTCGAGAGCGCAACCAATAATGTTATCGAGGAGAACGAGACCACCTCGGCCCAGATGCAGCGAGTATTAGATGAGGAGAGGAAGCAAGCGGCACTGGACCGACAGAATTTGTTGACTCAGATTGCATCTCTGATTAATGCTCAGGCGACAACTCAAGAGACGCGCCTTGCCGAGAAGACTGCGCAGCTGCAGAAGAAGGTCTTGGCCACGAATGTGACGCTGCAAGACACCGTGACACAGTATTCTGAGGATATGGGCGCGTGGGACACCAAGGAGAGCCACTTCCTTGTTGACGTGGCGAAGTCTCGTGACGCGATGAAGAAGAAGTTGAAGGATGACTGGACCGTAAGTGAAAAGACCCCACGAATTGCTGGATACGATGCTTACCAATGACAAGGTCGCCGAGGAACACAGCACGGCCATTCAAGCAACCACGAAGTCGGTTCACGCCGAGACTGTTCGTGTTGTGGACGAGCAACTGAAGGATCTTGACGTTCAAATGGAAGCGTTGGACGACTTTGTCACCCGCGCTCGTTCCGAGAACGCCTCGCATCACGAACGCCACAACGAGTCCATGCAGGGCTTGTCGTCTACTGTGGAGAAGTCTTTCGGCAACATTTCGAGCCACTTCAAGACTACCTTTGACCGTGTCCATGACCTCGGCGAGGAGATGGAGACCGAAACCGAGGAGATGTTGCAAGGCCTGGACCCGTTGACCCAGCAATTGTCGAAGCCATTGACTGCGCTCCGGGAGGATATCGAAACAACAACCATCCAGGAGTACCGCCCGACAGGAGAGACGCCGATGAAGGTCCAGTACCGGTACCCGACCGACCTGCCCCGGACCGAAGCGCACGAGGCCCTCCTCGCCGAGCTCAGCGATTCCGCGACGCCCACCAAGCCCGCGCCCGAGGCCATGGTCTTCTCGGACACGGAAAACGACCTGTCCCGGTCACCGCCACCGGCGCGCACGTCGACTCGTATGTCGGCCCTTAGCATGATTTCGGAGATGCCCCCCTTTAACATGAGCCTTCGCGAAGTGAACCCCAACACGACCGGTAACCACGGCTTCGACCCGGCGACGAGCATCATGTCCATCAACGAGAACACGGCGCCGCTGCTGTTTAGCAAGCGGACCTCGACGCGGCCCGTGGTGAAGGGTCGCAAGCACGCTAGCTTGCTTCCCATCGAGGGGCGGGAGAATCTGCCCCCTTCGTCCTTTTCGTCGAGCTTGGGGCCCAGAAGGAAGAGCCCGCGGTTGAATTAGGAGGTTGTTAGTGAAGTGGTTTTGGGCGCCGAGAAGGGATTATTGTTGATGGAATTGAACTGTACAAATGGCGATTACGGGGTTTTTGAGGTTTTACATTCGATTGGGCAGGATTATGGCGTGTAAAGGCAGGCTTATTGGTATTGTTGATACCCATGACACTTCTTTTGAGGACGTTGTTTAATTCTACGTTTTTTGCTACCATTTGACTTTTACCGTTGACTATGCTTTCAAGCTTGTGAAGTTTCTATTCGTATAGCCCAGAGAGGAATAGATGGGTAGACTGTCGGATATGATGAGCTTTGGGGGAGGGTAATGATGTGCTGTGTGCTGCGAGGTGGCGATCTCCCCGCTCGTCATCCGCGCCCTTGAGGATGAGGTGCTGAGTTGGGACTGCACTACACCACCTCCGTGTTTCCTGAGAACTGGTATAAAACGCTGGTATTTTGTCAAACCTCCCTCTTATTGTTTCTTTCTCTTTTGTTTCCATCTTGAATGTTGACATCTTTTCCCTCACAATTATCTCATGCCTAGACTTGTATGGTATTGACAGACTTTGTGCCCGGTCCAAGACACCCTCCTCTCTCCATTCCACCCCAATATATATCCTCTTTCACAACTACTTACCCATCTACCCATCCATCTCCCTATCATCTGCCCAAAATGTCCACCTACTCAGACCTCACAAAATTCAAAGCCCTCTCCTTTGACTGCTACGGCACCCTAATCGACTGGGAATCCGGTCTCCGCGCCGGTCTCGAACCCATCATCTCCCGTCTTCCTCCCCCCTCCTCCGCCAGCGACGCACCTCCCACAGAAGCATCCCTCACAAAACGCTTCGACACCCTCTCCGCAGCCCTGCAATCCTCCTCCCCGACCCTCCGCTACGACCTCaacctctcctcctccttccgcGCCCTCGCAGCAGAACTCGGCGTCTCCGTGACGGACGAAGAAGCCACGGCCTTTGGCTCGCTCCCGGGGACCTGGGCCCCCTTCGAGGACACCATCCCCGGACTGGAGATCCTGAAGAGACGTTACAAACTCGTCATCCTCTCCAACATTGACGCCTCGAACATCTCTCGCACCCTGAAACGCTTCTCGCCCGTGGCGTTTGACGCCGTGTATACGGCGGAGCGAATCGGGAGCTACAAACCCGCCGACGGCAACTTCTCCTACCTGTTTGAGCGTGTGAAGGAAGAGTTTGGGGTGGAGTGGGATGACgaggggggggaggggctgTTGCACGTTGCGCGCAGTTTGACTGCCGACCACGTCCCCGCGAAGAAGTTCGGGTTAAGAAGCGTTTGGATCTCGAGGGGCGGCGATGTCAAGGACGGGGAAGGGGTGGGAGGGGATTGGGAGGAGACGAAGGGGGATGTTGGGTTCGAGTGGCGGTTTGATACTATTGGGGAGTTTGCGAGGGAGGTGGAGAGGCAGTTTGGGGAGAAGAGGTGAGGTTGTTGGTGGAGTTGCTTGTTTGGTCTTGTGGTGTTGGGATGTGGTTGTGGACTGTTGTGTCAGAAACGGAAGACAATGGCTAGTCGCGAGAGAAGTGAACATGGATCGAATCATCATGGAGTAAAGTACAGGACGGCATTCACAATCTCCTCTTCGCCCTACACCCCAAAACAGGACTCACAACAACAGCCTCGCTATCCCTCACAGCAACAGTGACCCTCCCACCACTTACAATCGCAGTCTCCCCAATGGTGACATTACCCAACCGCACCGGCTTGCCCTCGTCCAGCTCGTAATTGTAACTCCACCCATCCCACGTAACCCCCGAGATGGCATCGCTCCCGTTCGCAGCCAGCCGCCGCACATTGGCGAATGCATCATCAGCCCACGGTACAGCAAAGCTGTACACCTTGACCCCGCGAACGGGATTGCTGTCCGGGTCGGGCGTCGTGCCCGTGCCGTTGACGGTGGAGTTATGCGGGTTGAGGTTGATGACGAGGATGCGGGAGAGGGTGTCGCCGTGGTAGGCCGCGTAGGCGGATGTTGTCTCTTGGTTGGAGGATGGGACGGGGACGTGGGCTACGGAGACTGGGGTTGTGGGGGAGGACTTTGACGGGGCGAGGAAGGCTGCTATGGCGATGTTACCGTAGTAAGGGGCTTTTGTGCCGAGGGCGGTGATGTTTGTGTGGACGGGTTGCCAGCTTTGGTACTGTGTGGATGTTAGATACCAGCATGAACCCCGTGGAGAGGGACGAAGGAGGAGGTCTTACACGATAGTCGGTGCCCATGTGCATGTGGACGCGCTTGATTCCCTGGGACGCAGCATAGAGGTTAAAGTCGACGCCCCACAGTGCGGCGCCAAACGAGTTTGAGAGCCCCGGCTTGCCCTGGTTGTACAGCGAATTGTGCTCTCCATAGATATGAGGCGGCACATCGTCGAAGCGGCCCGTGAGGTTGGCATACTCCTTCACATGAGCCTGGACGGACTGCACGGTGCGGGTGTGGTTCATCAGCGTGCCCCGGAGCGTCACCCCAGGGCTCTCGGCACCGCTGATGTAGTTGTGCGTCGAGAAGAGGGCGACGTTGTCATCGGTATTCAGGCCGGCGGCCCACTGCGCTGGTGCACGGAGCCGATTGGCGGTGCCGGCGTTGGAGGGCGCCATGAAGACGGGCTTGGGAAAATCGGGACACGCTTCCGCGAGGACGGCGGCGGTCTCACGGGTGCCGTTTAGCCACTGTTCCACATAGATAGTCTCGTTCCAGGACGAAGGGCGGACGGGGCCCTGGGCCGAGGTGGAGAAGAGGTCCGGCTCGTTGCCGTATTCCCAGACGTCGAGGTTGTCCTTACCGATGGCCTTGCAGGCCAATGGAACGGTGGCTTTGAGGGTGTCCCATCCTTCTGAGCGGTTGCCGCCCAAGCCTAGGTTGAAGCCGTGGGTGAATTTGGTGTCCTTGAAAGTGCTGTACGATTCAAAGAAGGAGGGGCCGATGTGGATGGTGGTTGGGTAGTCCTTTGACCTAGCGAGATCGTAGGTGCCATTCACGGCGTAGGGGAGAGATTCATCATAGAGGGCATAGTCTTGGGTATTCCCGCCTACGCGGATGTAAGGGCGGACGCCTTGTAGGTTACCTAAGTTGGCGAGCAGGTTGTCTGAGAACTTGTTTGGTGCCGAGGCGTTTCCTGGAATATCAGGATGAGTGACGTTTTACTTTGTCAGGGTGTCTTGTATGGCGTAAACGTACCAGCAAAATCTGGGAAAAAGGCAAACTCGAGCGAGTAGCTCACAAAGGCATCAAAGACGGGACTCGCTTCCTTGGGACCGGGGATAGTGACATTGACGGCGCCTACGACAAGTAGTTCAACGGCGGCGGTCAGGGCAGAGGGCAGCTTGAGTGCATAGAACCAAGGCGAAAAGGCAGAGAACAAGCACTCGAGCTCGTCACCCAGGGCCGAGCCTACGGATCTGATGACGGACGACATGATGGCTGGCAGGAAAGAAACGGCGGCTATCTCAGCGGGGATAATGTCGGTGAGAGAGAGTGAAGTGAGAATAAGCTTCCCCGCATGGGTGGGCAACGGCGCCGTCGTGGAGATTATAGCTGGTCATCTTTGTTGTCGCCAAGGGGAGATTTGCAGCGTGCTAGCTGAAAGGAAGGTGAGGAGAAGCAAGGAAATAGAATAGCGAGCGATGGCCATGATTTGGCAAGCGGCATGGGAACGTGACGGCATGCAGGTCGCTTACGCTGTCGGAACGGGCGAGATCAACGCGGGGGGATGCAGTGACGACTTGGCCTGCGCTGGTCTGTTTGCCAGGGTTGTTGCTGCAGGATCGGGAATTACTATTCCCATGCGTATTTGACTACTAAGGAAGCGAGGCTCGCCCGATACTGGTGATTTTTGAAGGCTGGCCTATGAATGAGTACCGTAGACTACCAATTGAGCAAGTGGAATCAAGGTTCCTAGGTCAAGTTGAGCTTTCTTTTCCTTACGTGACTTGACAGAAGATGAGATGAACAGCTGGAGCGTGCGCTTTGCTGATCAGATCAGTTCATTCTGTGCCTTATAAGTTCTCCGAGGTAGATACCACGAAGACGAAGTATCCATATATCAAGTTCAACACAGCTAGAGCTCTAGCAGAGCCGCCTGCCTACTTTGCAGGTACGTATACCTGAAGACAGACACCTTACCCAGGAACAAATGCAGGCGCCATCAAAGGCAGGAACATCTTTGAGCTCTTGTCTGCGATCCTCGGTTGCCGGGCCGTGGCTGGCACAATGTACGTACTCAGATATCAGATTCAGGTACAAGGAGTAAGTACCTACATAAGTAGGCATGTCGTCTGTTAGTGACCCCGCTCTGTCGAGGTGCAGCACCCTAACACCGCCCACCAACCACCTCCGTGCCGGTCTGCGGTAAACCCAACCGGGCCGGTCAACAAAGTGGGGTGGACGTCATCGAACGTCACCCGGTACCTCTGCCACTCACCACCGACACAGCTCTCTCACCACATCTCCGTTGTCGCTCACCCAAAATTCGCCAATTGAGTCGTTGATAACTGCCGTTGAAGATCATTGACAGCTGCAACCGCATCTCACACACCTCAATTGTCAATCCAGCGTCTGAGGGAAGCGTTTGAGCGCGTCATCCTCATAGGACCCCAAGCTAGAAGCTTAATTCCCTTGAGACCAGACGGATAGCTAAGCTCCCCGCACTTCCCACGTCCTTTATCAACAAAC
The DNA window shown above is from Colletotrichum lupini chromosome 7, complete sequence and carries:
- a CDS encoding kinesin motor domain-containing protein — translated: MSSRRELTRTASSNLRTGAAARSSVRPGTRTSNLRYQHGPSQTQRPASPAESVASVATNATKRKEREYDFDTPGQETNINVVVRCRGRNDREVKENSAVVVQADGAKGKNVELKLGPNALSNKTYNFDRVFSAAADQTMVFDDTVKPILDEMLAGFNCTIFAYGQTGTGKTYTMSGDMTETLGLLSDNAGIIPRALHALFNKLEVDDTESCVKCSFIELYNEELRDLIAVEDGPKLKIFDDTSRRHATTVVQGMEERHIRNAGEGIKVLQDGSLKRQVAATKCNDLSSRSHTVFTVTAYVRKKGEDGSDDYVSAGKLNLVDLAGSENIQRSGAENKRAAEAGLINKSLLTLGRVINALVDKGQHIPYRESKLTRLLQDSLGGQTKTCIIATISPAKSNLEETISTLDYAFRAKNIRNKPQMNAMINKRMLLRDFATEIERLKSELITTRQRNGVYLSNESYEEMTAQSESRRIVMEEQAAKMETLEGNLKNKVQELFALTSSFMGLRKDHEGTKAELDETQEVLEQTEVVLQATRRSLAEETHLRKAHQETEEKLAEVGGELIATLQKTVHDVDGLRAKNKRKSELQSINRSAWGTAQAEVSEVTNLVEKRVQSFQEKQRENISGISERMNAFVSEELGKLSSTQQFLDEQLDSFAESRKQLLEQNEKSKDEMDDVLEEIKVVRDTVKQQVGESLHAIAGAAERIAADVLSELDTFHSQLHSSYSSLGKEFKSMFEELVKHITEQRSESDKLRQQLESATNNVIEENETTSAQMQRVLDEERKQAALDRQNLLTQIASLINAQATTQETRLAEKTAQLQKKVLATNVTLQDTVTQYSEDMGAWDTKESHFLVDVAKSRDAMKKKLKDDWTVAEEHSTAIQATTKSVHAETVRVVDEQLKDLDVQMEALDDFVTRARSENASHHERHNESMQGLSSTVEKSFGNISSHFKTTFDRVHDLGEEMETETEEMLQGLDPLTQQLSKPLTALREDIETTTIQEYRPTGETPMKVQYRYPTDLPRTEAHEALLAELSDSATPTKPAPEAMVFSDTENDLSRSPPPARTSTRMSALSMISEMPPFNMSLREVNPNTTGNHGFDPATSIMSINENTAPLLFSKRTSTRPVVKGRKHASLLPIEGRENLPPSSFSSSLGPRRKSPRLN
- a CDS encoding haloacid dehalogenase, type II — protein: MSTYSDLTKFKALSFDCYGTLIDWESGLRAGLEPIISRLPPPSSASDAPPTEASLTKRFDTLSAALQSSSPTLRYDLNLSSSFRALAAELGVSVTDEEATAFGSLPGTWAPFEDTIPGLEILKRRYKLVILSNIDASNISRTLKRFSPVAFDAVYTAERIGSYKPADGNFSYLFERVKEEFGVEWDDEGGEGLLHVARSLTADHVPAKKFGLRSVWISRGGDVKDGEGVGGDWEETKGDVGFEWRFDTIGEFAREVERQFGEKR
- a CDS encoding beta-glucuronidase codes for the protein IISTTAPLPTHAGKLILTSLSLTDIIPAEIAAVSFLPAIMSSVIRSVGSALGDELECLFSAFSPWFYALKLPSALTAAVELLVVGAVNVTIPGPKEASPVFDAFVSYSLEFAFFPDFAGNASAPNKFSDNLLANLGNLQGVRPYIRVGGNTQDYALYDESLPYAVNGTYDLARSKDYPTTIHIGPSFFESYSTFKDTKFTHGFNLGLGGNRSEGWDTLKATVPLACKAIGKDNLDVWEYGNEPDLFSTSAQGPVRPSSWNETIYVEQWLNGTRETAAVLAEACPDFPKPVFMAPSNAGTANRLRAPAQWAAGLNTDDNVALFSTHNYISGAESPGVTLRGTLMNHTRTVQSVQAHVKEYANLTGRFDDVPPHIYGEHNSLYNQGKPGLSNSFGAALWGVDFNLYAASQGIKRVHMHMGTDYRYQSWQPVHTNITALGTKAPYYGNIAIAAFLAPSKSSPTTPVSVAHVPVPSSNQETTSAYAAYHGDTLSRILVINLNPHNSTVNGTGTTPDPDSNPVRGVKVYSFAVPWADDAFANVRRLAANGSDAISGVTWDGWSYNYELDEGKPVRLGNVTIGETAIVSGGRVTVAVRDSEAVVVSPVLGCRAKRRL